The Alnus glutinosa chromosome 1, dhAlnGlut1.1, whole genome shotgun sequence region GATCCTACCACCACGCAGAGCGTCTCAGTAGACACAGTGTGTTAGGCACCGAACGACGAGTACGAACAGGCGTTggggaggcctgagtacgcgAAGAGGGTTCGGCAAGTTGgcccgaacgttactcctgttcttGGGACATGTTTCTCGTATCGGGCTCGCTCACAAGGGGGAGCATCTCAAGGCACATCTCGGGACTGGGCGTACATGACAGGAGGATGGCGACGATGGAGACGTTGCTAcaggctgagagagagagagagagagagagagagagagagagagagagagagagaggaatgacgcctTGGAGCAACACCTGTGCAACTCGAGGTCGTCCTCACCTCTATGGGAGTATCACATGGGTGTCCAGGTGCTCAGTGGTCTCCACCTGCAAACCAAGGTAGTACGTCGtttgttagtagtgcatctgcaggtatgattaatattgtgtaaactgcttatttttaatttgttttcattgtttaaatttgcatataattttatattttttaattattttcattacttgcaggtaatacgacaacgattggtccgttctcgcctattggacgacagctgagccaaCACTCCCCCGTCGGGACACCGCTACAccatcccttgcgcagcaatcgcctaTTGGCGAACACACGCCTGGTACAGGAGCTCGTGATCCTTGAGATGgtcttcagatttgtagatattctgtgtaattttgttttgttagtaaCGAACACGTTTATTCGTACATGGTCTTCAGATTTGTAGGTATTGTTGTGTTGGTTTGTGTAATTAACAAACACGTtcttaattattgatttgtgtaatttgattttgtattcatggtaaatttcaaatgttgtcttaatatttttgtgatatttttgggtaaaatagattttatgattttttttttttggggggagggggggagaaaaaaaaaattgccatgtGGCACCTGGCCACGTGGCAAAATGCCATCTACCGACTGTGGCCACGTGTATGATAATTGACGTGGCCAGCAGTAGGCAACGTGGATAAATATCCACGTGGCTGACAATCGGCCAACATCAGCCACATGTACGCCTATACACGTGGCACAGGGGCCACGTGTATATTACACGTGGCTGACGTGTCGCAGCGTGTTTATGCAACACGTGGCACAATGGCAACGTGTattcactgtacacgtggcaaaatgtGCATTTCGCTACACCCAGATCTACCATGCCGCGCACACTTGGCCATTTACACGTGTCTaacaatttgccacgtgtattggCCCAATACACGTGGCAACCTGGAAGTggcaaaattcaattttttttgtagtggtagtTTTAAGAAGAATGTGGAAAATGTTATTCTATGTCGTATTTGGAACATTCACGAGAAGTTGATGGTTAATTCTCAGATAGTTTTTATGTTGTGTTGGCATATGCAGTCAATTGCTTTTGCATAATTACTGTGTTAGTGTTGTTGGATGTTAGGACAGTTTCCGATAAAGTGGCACGGGCTTTGGCAAAATCCTTCATCAACCtctagaaaataataaatatatatcaataaagGAGCTCACCAAGGGTGCCAGCTGGAACTCACTCTGATGCTTAAATCAATATTTGGAGAAGAATTTATATCAAGTGTCAATTGTAAAAAATTCATCTATCTCATACTTGGTAGTTTTCACCTATTTATAGACAAGGCTCAACTGATGTTCCAAACTGGGTGGGAGTTGATTCCCTGATTCCGAGATCTCTTCCCAGCATATCCAGAATCCATATTTCCAACACATAGTTCCCGGTATCTCAAGATTTGATCCTTCCTGCTTTTGGTATCCTGGGTTTAATTAATTCTTTCAAGATCGATATTTCTTGTCTTCTATCGAGTGTCTCTTGATGAGTTTTAGGCTTAGTCGGTCTTTCTGGGTTCATATATAGGTGGACTTATATGTATTCAATAACCCCATTTATTCACTTTTGGGAATATTTCCTAACActgagttttttttctttttttgtaattaaattgGTTTCTTCAGACAATTTATGTAGGCTAGTTTTCTGTAGATCTGTTTTTTAGTTGGTTTCTAGTGTTTGTAGTAATGGTTTTCGATCGGGTGCTTAAGCTTGTTGGTTTTGTCTCTTTAATTTGTGTCTGTAAGGAGGCTGAATGTTTGGCCAATTCTTATGTGCATTTTTTGGGTATCTCGATTTCCAGTCATTAACAAATTAATCATGAGAGAGtaaaatgaaatttgaaaaaaaaaaaaaaaaaaaaaaatacatgtagaGGAAATTAGCAAAGCAAAAAACACATGCGTGCATGAGTTTGTTCACTAAAATGAGATATCTGTTTCCATTGGATTCCTCCATatgattacttttttatttatgggTTGGAGCTTGTTTCCACTCAATCGATTTATGGTCAATTAACGAGAGGATTCCGTATAATAAGTGAGATAATTTCACTTAAGGATACCgaactattgttttttttttttcacttaaggATATATactaaacttcaaaacgtctcaaactagggTATCCAATTTTCAAAACGTCTTAATAACAGGTATTCCGTTATGACTTGCtgttaaatcatgccaaaattttcaaaatactccctcattttttttggaaaaagaaaaaaaatgctataattTAGGTgtttgtcagaatttaacgaaatttacaaaaatacacatagctaaatctttgaaaattataTTGTTATGAAATTCCAACATGAATATGCAGCGGACCAAGTATGAGGAGAGTGTAAGTGGATCACACACTCTCATTCTTACTTCCACACTTCTTGATCGATAtgatcatttttaaaaatattattacagCAGCCAGAAGCTTGAGCTTCACGGTTGTTATTAATTTGATGTGTCAAATGCAAGTTCGAAATGGGATTTTAATTAAACTGTGAACTCATTCTCATAGTAATTAATTATCTATAAATTCCATATATAGCTGAATCCAAAACAAACCTCAAACGAATACATATGCTGATTGCAAGGCCAGGCTCCAAGAAAGCCCAATGGGCTATCAACGCCACAGACTCGAGCAATAGACCTTCTTCAATGACCTCTAGAGTACTATATATCATTCATACTATAGAGTACTATCATTGTAATTTGTCCTCTAGAAATGTAAGGACAAAACTATAGAGATTCCTTTTCTatatatgcttaattaattaattttaagataTGAATTTGGGTCTTCCCCCCCTGACTACAGGCAACTTGTGGGCTGGACCAAACCGGAAGATGTCCCGACTGCATGGCTACAAGAGGCTGCGGCGACTTGATTCTGATAAGTTAGCTTCACATTCTCCAACCTTATTCTGCTGCAGGGATTCCCCGGACTGCAATCAAATTTCACTGCAACTTCTGTCGCCGATGATCCATGGATGTCTTGGTATGTCACGTCACTAATTTTTACGCCAGAAACCTGTCCAGGGCAACCTTTGTTGTCGGGGCAGTAATTTTGATCAATTACAATAGGATTCTGGACATTCACCATGACGGCATGTTGGAAAAGAATGTTCCTAGCAAAACCATTGCTGGCCCTTCCCCAAGACTTGATCCTCACCCCATTCTGAGTACCGGTGAAAGTAGCTGTTTTTACTGTCACATTTTGCACTCCAGCCTCGTTCGCGTCCTTGCCTAGACTCCCAATGCTGCACCACCCAACCACGTTCATCAAATCAAGTTATTTGACAGTATTATAACATtctattaaatagcattttcttttttatataaatatatatacatggtcTGCAATGCATCATGCATGTAATGTTTTTACCTGATTCCATGGCCCGGTCCACAGGCAATGTTCTCCATCCACAAGTTGGTGGCACCGGGGCCAATTGAGATACAGTCATCGCCGGTCCGGATATTGGAGTTGAGGATGGTGACGCCTGACGATAACTGCACGTGAATGCCATCGGTGTTTGGGCTGTTGCCATCAGCGGAGACCTTGACGCCTTGCATTTTCACGTTCTGGCAGCCATTGACGACGATGTGGAACATCTGGCTGTTTAGGGAGGTTAACCCACTCACCACGATGTTGTTGGAGTTGGAAAATTCCAGTGTCTGCTTGCATACACCCAAGAAAAAGCTCCCATTATTATATTagagggatatatatatagattaattaaagatgcagaaaataaaatattctactCCAGAACATGGGATTATTCACTCACTCACGAAACTACTAATTAACGATAAAAGGGCAAATTTGTCACTCAACGTACCGTCGCGCCGGTGGGGCAACCCTTGCCTGAGGCCTTACAGGCCCACAAGCCAGTGCCTTGGCCATCAAGAATCCCACCAGATAACGTAACCCCCTTAACGTGGCTGAAGGCGAGCCAGCTACCGGAATTTCCGAGGACATTATAGTCCGATGGGGCCACAAGCGTGGCATCGATGCGGATTAAGATCGCCGTGTTCTTGCATGGCCCGTTGAAAGCCACCTTGCGAAGATAGAATCTCCCCGCAGGCACGTAAATGGTGGCGGGGCTTACGGAGGCACAAGCTTGCGTCCATGCAGTAAGGAAAGCCCGGGTAGAGTCCGTCTTGCCGTCTCCTTTGGCTCCCAAACTGACCACATTATAGGTCACTGGAGCAGCTAAGACGACTGAGGAATAAAAGAAGACAGACACAAGCGCAACAAGAAGAGGACTTCTGTGGTTTCCCATTTTGCGTGTGTTTGTATAAttgtgagagtgagagagagagagagagatcgagagggaGAAGTTATATGGGGAGTTGAAGAGTTGAGGAGTTTGTAGTAGTATTGGTGGTGGAGTTGTAACGGTTTGAGGTGCgtatatttataggctttgatGGGACTAATTAAGAATGTCAAATTTGTACGCAAAGCTGCGCCGAACCGAACTTTGAATATATGGATATATGTTTACGTTAAACTTTTCTTTAATCTCTTCCTTACCACAATACCCTTAATTACGGATATGGATTTGGATTATATTCCTACTAATATATGTTGTTAATTTCACTCCATTCTTTGTATtcatatatacttaattatctCATTGTTTTCTCTTTCATGTGACTTCTTCTCATTGTTTAAGGATAAAGAAAACAGCCAAAAGAAGGGAATATATATAGATGCGAAGAATTATACTTGAAAACATGGCATATATACTTACGAAGGAGTGGGTGTCTGTACGTAGGGTAGTGAGAAAGGACGATTAATGGACGTACATGGTTGCTTGAGAGGAGAGAAACAGAAAGGTGTTCGTTACATTAAATTAGAAAAGAAGGGAATGAAAGCAGTGAGGACCGGTTACATTAACGTGACATAGCAATCAAAACATCCCCCCCCCAGCAGCCACCATTTCTTGTTTCCTGGTGCTGTGTTCTGCGGCGCCTCTCTTTGCTTTAACCACAAGATCAACACCTCCTCCTTCTCCTTTCAATCTTTCATTTACCTAAACAACCTCCAATTATATATGTTTCCCAAATATATTCATTGAATTGCTTCATTGTCAATTACATTTTCTGCCCAATTCTTAGCTTGACACATTAATTTTCTAggtatatcaaaaaaaaaggcaaaaaatgcATACCGGAGAGAGAGTTCAAATTCCACAATGGTACATAATCATTCACTTTTGATTAGTTTTATCCACATTGTAATATCCCACTGATGCCAGGTGGCGCTGGGTCAAGTTATAGTTCATTTAGTCTCGAGGGATCGCCTGTGTTTCTTCTCCGTCTAAGCTCCTCCTGATCAGCAATTCAAAGCGGGTAGATACTATCATGGTATTGTCCTTTttcaattgaaaacaaaaaaaaatacgcGTATCAGTTGTTCACTAAAATAGTCACATCAGCGGTTGTGTGAGCTCATAATTATTGTATAATCTAATTAACATACCCAATTCacttcaaattacaattttctttttttttattttaaatactaTTATGTTTTttgctaattaaataattaagacaaaaataaaagtggATAAAACACATAAAAGAGTATATATGCAATTCTAGAATCAAAGTAGTTGGTAGAGCTGTAAATTGGAGCACATCCGAAGGGCAGATGTAGACTAGAAGGCAGCCTTTGTAGCAACGTGGGCTGGGGCGTCGTGACATGTGCAGGAGAAAACGGAGAAGAAAGCGGCGCCATTTGTATGCCCCAAAATCGTGGCACCAAGAAAAAACCACCCTCTTCTTTTAGCCGTGATTTATTCAGTAATTTTCTCATATTGATCAAAATTGTCTAGCCATAAAGGTAACATACTAACATGCATGCTCGCAGCTTTTCTTTACTTTCCTTTGTTGAATAAATAGCATACATAACCTAGATATATGGATATATACAAGAGCATTCATACTCGTATAGTAAAAAGTTAGTTTGTCTACcaggattcaaatttggatgaaaatgtAGCTGCATCGATCAAGATTCCCTACAATTGAAACGCTTGAAAAATGCCATGTATTAAACATATGGTATGTTACAGTTGAGAATTAAGTATATTTTCATCAGGTTTTTGCTGTCGATAttgtaaaaaaaagttttgagtaaaaaattgtCGATCTTTTAGTTTTCTGAATAAGAGGCGTCTCTATAAAAGGGAAGAATAAGTCTTTTGGGATGAAAATTCTTTCTGGTTGCCTTGATAACATGCCAAATTTTTAATATGtgacatttttcaaatattttgatgcttaaaaatgacctaaattttgtaatttgagaagttataatttttttgaaattgtaggggATAAGATGCTATATTGCCCAccaactaaaaaataaactttttgaCTCTTGATAAGATATATATGCACGTATTAATCTTGGAACGTagatatattttgaaaaagaaaggatatttaaatagaataatgaaagttgataaaactaaaatagagagtatgatataaatactttaaaaaactaggtagataaaaatatatatatatatatattttaactaatatttttaaaaaataaaataaaataaaatttgtttgtaCTTCCAAATCTATATATGTATAAGACATTGTGCTCAATATCCGGAAATAAGTTTTAGCTTTGAAATAATTAGTTTGGagctttattttgtcttttcatttcttttatatattccAAATATGATAAATCTGAATCCCATCGATCGAGCAGGATGGGCTATATCTGGGGCCTCCATTGTACGTGATTCAAGACTcagaaatatatattaattattcctAATTAataggaaaagataaaatatattcttagaattaatatatattatctgCGCTTAATTccccaaataaaatattcttctttttcctcatcTAGCTTGCTTACTTCCATGACTTCTGGGCCGGATTTTGGGGGTGAATTCTTAAGCTTCTACGTGGCACAATTCCAATTGTGAATTCCATAGAATTCTAATCAATCAGAGAAAGGCATGTGAAtcgaaaataatttattgaattaATGATCAtaccttctatatatatatatatatatatagccatatcAACTTATCACTATTTAATTAGACAActgataatatatatgtatgcctctatatatatatatatatatatcacattattTAAGGGGTTAACTTAATTATTAACTATTGTTTTAGTCTTTCCTTTCTAGTTCATGCATTTGATTTACGTGCAAATTTTGAGAAAGATTTTGTATATACTAGCTAGTTAATTAATCTCATGTTCATACATGTATaggtcaacatatatatatataggaagaaTAATGGGATAATCGTGGCACGCTACAAATGCATGTTCAACGATTAACAGCTTCGTCAACCAGTTGCTTAGAATGaaaattaatggaaaaaaaagaattgtagGCCAATCATGTGATCATAAAGTGCGTTAATAGCCATATGTTTTTCCTAATCCCATGTGCAGTTCAGGTGATAATGGCCGGTGAATTATTGTAAGCTAGAGTCGTCAGAGTTCAATTAACCCATGACCTTAATTTGGTCCTGATACAGTACTTTCATACCTTATACGTACATCTTTGACcatctctttaaaaaattaactattaaatttgtCAGACCCACATGTAGGTCTCACAAATCCAATATAGTTgattaattttgtctttttttatttttctaaccaaagttaagtatatatatactctttaGAATAATCTTTCTCATATAAagctttttaaatatttttttttgctaattttAAATGTATAAGGAAAGAGAGTTGTAAAGCGCCGCGATTGACGAAACATGATCAAGCTCGAATGCAGTGAACTGATCgaatatatataatcaactgtGCCAACTAACTTGTATAGAAAGTATATGTATACATAGTGAATTAATTTGGTCCATATTCATGGCCAATTATGTACCGAAAGCTACATACAAGAAAATATGATATTGACTTGTGGCTcaagacattttttttctttgctcgCAAACAAATTTCAGCAAAATGAATCACACTTCAACGGTTTTCAACTAACTAAAGCAAACTAACTGTAAGGCCTTTCCTTTAAT contains the following coding sequences:
- the LOC133858630 gene encoding polygalacturonase-like produces the protein MGNHRSPLLVALVSVFFYSSVVLAAPVTYNVVSLGAKGDGKTDSTRAFLTAWTQACASVSPATIYVPAGRFYLRKVAFNGPCKNTAILIRIDATLVAPSDYNVLGNSGSWLAFSHVKGVTLSGGILDGQGTGLWACKASGKGCPTGATTLEFSNSNNIVVSGLTSLNSQMFHIVVNGCQNVKMQGVKVSADGNSPNTDGIHVQLSSGVTILNSNIRTGDDCISIGPGATNLWMENIACGPGHGISIGSLGKDANEAGVQNVTVKTATFTGTQNGVRIKSWGRASNGFARNILFQHAVMVNVQNPIVIDQNYCPDNKGCPGQVSGVKISDVTYQDIHGSSATEVAVKFDCSPGNPCSRIRLENVKLTYQNQVAAASCSHAVGTSSGLVQPTSCL